In Rheinheimera sp. MM224, one DNA window encodes the following:
- a CDS encoding YfgM family protein → MEIYNSEEQQVEAIKRFWKENGTAIIAGVVLGLGGLYGWRYFQDQQLETTMAASSAYTQLLEQQQKAADNPELLAQFQTFVDKNSDSSYALLAAFVAAKEAVAKEDYASAAKQLNWVVTTAKQPEIKALAQLRLARVQNEQKDYPAALATLALAVPEAFKAQQQELTGDVLLNSGELAKAKTAYQAAVAATKDAQNPILKVKLDELAHVTAA, encoded by the coding sequence ATGGAAATTTACAACAGCGAAGAACAACAAGTCGAAGCAATTAAGCGCTTTTGGAAAGAAAACGGCACCGCTATTATCGCTGGTGTAGTGTTAGGTTTAGGTGGTTTGTACGGCTGGCGTTATTTCCAGGACCAGCAGCTGGAAACCACTATGGCCGCTTCAAGCGCTTATACCCAATTGCTGGAACAACAACAAAAAGCCGCAGATAACCCTGAGTTATTAGCGCAGTTCCAAACTTTTGTTGATAAAAACAGTGACTCTTCTTACGCTCTGCTGGCTGCTTTTGTAGCTGCCAAAGAAGCTGTTGCAAAAGAAGATTACGCTAGTGCAGCCAAACAGCTGAACTGGGTAGTAACTACTGCTAAACAACCAGAAATCAAAGCTCTGGCGCAGTTGCGTCTGGCTCGTGTACAAAACGAACAAAAAGATTATCCGGCTGCCTTAGCTACATTAGCTTTGGCTGTGCCTGAGGCATTTAAAGCACAACAGCAAGAGCTGACAGGTGACGTGCTGCTGAATTCAGGTGAACTGGCCAAAGCTAAAACTGCTTATCAGGCTGCTGTTGCCGCTACAAAAGATGCTCAGAATCCAATTCTGAAAGTGAAATTAGATGAACTGGCGCACGTAACTGCTGCTTAA
- the ispG gene encoding flavodoxin-dependent (E)-4-hydroxy-3-methylbut-2-enyl-diphosphate synthase, translating to MSYAENPIKRRQSTQIKVGNVLIGGDAPIAVQSMTNTKTTDVAATVAQIHAIAKAGADLVRVSVPTMEAAEAFKLIKQQSPIPLVADIHFDYRIALKVAEYGVDCLRINPGNIGREDRIRSVVEAARDKNIPIRIGVNGGSLEADLQEKYGEPTPEALVESAMRHVEILDRLNFDQFKVSVKASDVFLAVGAYRLLAKQIKQPLHLGITEAGGARAGSVKSAIGLGMLLSEGIGDTLRISLAADPVEEVKVGFDILKSLRIRSRGVNFIACPSCSRQEFDVIKTMNELEQRLEDIIDPVTVSVIGCVVNGPGEALVSDLGVAGANRMSGFYLKGQRQKLRIDNNTVAEQLEAQIRLYLEEQKRLIEIKQLD from the coding sequence ATGAGTTACGCAGAAAATCCTATTAAAAGACGCCAGTCGACCCAGATCAAAGTAGGCAATGTACTGATAGGTGGTGATGCCCCTATTGCAGTGCAGTCAATGACCAATACCAAAACCACAGATGTGGCAGCTACAGTGGCGCAAATTCATGCCATTGCCAAAGCGGGCGCTGATTTGGTGCGTGTGTCTGTGCCTACGATGGAAGCGGCAGAAGCCTTTAAGCTGATTAAACAGCAATCGCCTATTCCGTTGGTGGCCGATATTCATTTTGATTACCGTATCGCGCTGAAAGTGGCTGAATACGGTGTCGACTGTTTACGTATCAACCCGGGCAATATAGGCCGTGAAGACCGTATCCGCTCTGTGGTTGAAGCGGCACGCGATAAAAATATTCCTATCCGTATTGGTGTGAATGGCGGCTCGCTTGAAGCAGATTTACAGGAAAAATACGGCGAACCTACACCAGAAGCTTTGGTGGAATCAGCAATGCGCCATGTCGAAATTCTGGACCGTCTGAACTTCGACCAGTTTAAAGTCAGTGTCAAAGCATCAGACGTATTTTTAGCTGTAGGTGCATACCGTTTGCTGGCGAAACAAATTAAACAACCGCTGCATTTGGGTATTACTGAAGCAGGCGGTGCTCGTGCTGGTTCAGTTAAATCTGCTATTGGTCTTGGTATGCTGTTATCTGAAGGCATAGGCGATACCTTACGTATTTCACTGGCGGCTGATCCGGTTGAAGAAGTGAAAGTGGGTTTTGATATTTTAAAATCACTACGCATTCGTTCCCGCGGTGTTAATTTTATTGCCTGCCCAAGCTGTTCCCGTCAGGAATTTGATGTGATCAAAACCATGAACGAGCTGGAACAGCGACTGGAAGATATCATCGACCCTGTGACTGTATCCGTCATTGGTTGTGTAGTGAATGGTCCTGGTGAAGCCTTAGTTTCTGATTTAGGTGTAGCTGGTGCGAACCGTATGAGTGGTTTTTACCTCAAAGGTCAGCGCCAGAAATTACGTATTGATAACAACACTGTCGCAGAACAGCTGGAAGCTCAGATACGTTTGTATCTGGAAGAGCAAAAACGACTGATTGAAATTAAACAGCTGGACTGA
- the hisS gene encoding histidine--tRNA ligase, whose protein sequence is MSKDIQAIRGMNDCLPADTPAWQYVEQILRKTVRNYGYEEIRFPIVEMTELFKRSIGEVTDIVEKEMYTFADRNGDSLTLRPEGTAVCVRAANQNGLLYNQEQRLWYMGPMFRHERPQKGRYRQFHQFGLEAFGMAGPDIDAEVILLSARLWKTLGLSAHVTLELNSLGSNQARADYRAALVAYLELHKELLDEDSLRRMYSNPLRVLDSKNPVMQDMLGKAPQLLDYLDDESKADFDGLQKRLKAAGVEFVINPRLVRGLDYYNKTVFEWVTSSLGSQGTVCAGGRYDGLVEQLGGKATPAVGFALGMERLVLLLQTLDLLPQAQAQTDIYLMALGESAELAAVSIAEGLRNDLPDLRLMTHSGGGNLKKQLKKADKSGAGLGLLLGETELAAGEITLKWLREEKPQQNIKLTELSAFIKQLV, encoded by the coding sequence GTGTCAAAAGATATCCAGGCCATTCGTGGCATGAACGACTGCTTACCTGCGGATACCCCGGCGTGGCAGTACGTGGAACAGATTTTACGTAAAACAGTGCGCAACTATGGTTACGAAGAAATTCGTTTTCCTATAGTCGAAATGACGGAACTGTTTAAGCGTTCTATCGGTGAAGTGACTGACATCGTTGAAAAAGAAATGTATACCTTTGCCGATCGCAATGGTGACAGCCTGACCTTACGCCCTGAAGGCACTGCAGTTTGCGTGCGTGCAGCCAACCAAAATGGTTTGTTGTATAACCAGGAGCAACGCCTGTGGTATATGGGCCCAATGTTCCGCCATGAGCGTCCGCAAAAAGGCCGCTACCGCCAGTTCCACCAGTTTGGTTTAGAAGCTTTTGGTATGGCAGGTCCGGACATTGATGCTGAGGTGATTTTACTCAGTGCCCGTTTGTGGAAAACATTAGGTTTATCTGCTCATGTGACTCTGGAGCTGAACTCTTTAGGTTCGAATCAGGCTCGTGCTGATTACCGCGCTGCTTTAGTGGCGTATTTAGAGCTGCATAAAGAACTGCTGGATGAAGACAGCTTACGCCGCATGTACAGCAATCCGCTGCGGGTACTGGATAGCAAAAATCCGGTGATGCAAGACATGCTGGGCAAAGCGCCACAGTTGTTAGATTATTTAGATGATGAATCCAAAGCTGATTTTGATGGTCTGCAAAAGCGTTTAAAAGCCGCTGGCGTAGAGTTTGTCATCAACCCACGTTTAGTGCGTGGCCTGGATTATTACAACAAAACTGTATTCGAATGGGTTACCAGCAGCTTAGGTTCACAAGGCACAGTGTGCGCCGGTGGCCGCTACGATGGTTTAGTGGAACAGCTGGGTGGTAAAGCCACTCCTGCAGTTGGTTTTGCCTTAGGTATGGAGCGGCTGGTATTATTGCTGCAAACCTTAGACTTATTGCCACAAGCCCAGGCCCAAACTGATATTTATCTGATGGCCTTAGGCGAGAGCGCGGAACTTGCCGCAGTTTCTATTGCCGAAGGCCTGCGGAATGATTTACCTGACTTGCGTTTAATGACGCATTCAGGTGGTGGCAATTTGAAGAAACAACTGAAAAAAGCGGATAAATCTGGTGCTGGCCTTGGGCTGTTATTAGGTGAAACTGAACTGGCTGCAGGCGAAATTACGCTGAAATGGCTCAGAGAAGAAAAGCCACAACAAAATATTAAATTGACTGAATTAAGCGCTTTTATAAAGCAGCTGGTTTAA